Proteins from a genomic interval of Ramlibacter algicola:
- a CDS encoding STAS/SEC14 domain-containing protein, which yields MLLSFNVHENAAFLHCETAGKATLQDMLASVDFIKSLAAGRRHRRVLMDMRAVEHDLPFTEHLQLGSYLVDHLSDIERLASVVRPGRLVGVAAKVAQKLGVEVRTFDDQAEAERWLTS from the coding sequence ATGCTCCTCAGCTTCAATGTGCACGAGAACGCGGCGTTTCTGCACTGCGAGACGGCGGGAAAGGCGACTCTGCAGGACATGTTGGCGAGTGTGGATTTCATCAAGTCCCTTGCGGCCGGTCGGCGCCATAGGCGGGTGCTCATGGACATGCGGGCAGTCGAACACGATCTTCCGTTCACGGAGCATCTGCAGCTGGGGAGCTATCTCGTGGATCACCTTTCCGACATCGAGCGGTTGGCCTCCGTGGTCCGTCCCGGCCGGCTTGTCGGCGTCGCTGCCAAGGTTGCCCAAAAGCTCGGCGTCGAGGTGCGCACGTTCGACGACCAGGCCGAAGCGGAACGCTGGCTGACGTCGTGA
- a CDS encoding Tim44 domain-containing protein, which produces MRKSLAMMAVVLAVGLTAGLDAEARRLGGGKSAGMQRQNTTAPAHNTPPPATPAQQAPAAGAAATAPAAAATAAPKRSWMGPVAGLAAGLGLAALASHFGFGEALANMMTIALLVMAVLFVIGFVMRKRAAAQGGGLAGAGGVGPLGGAARSGEQGQGMFRSANTGRTGSLIGSGIGAGVASTATSTGTLPAGFDKAGFERTARDQFMALQAANDARDLDRLRDYLSPEMFDAVRAEIAERGDATQKTEVFGLEAQVLDVVEEGDRYVASVLFTGSVREQFGAETEDLREVWHLAKPKAGFGGWVIAGIQQAQ; this is translated from the coding sequence ATGAGGAAGTCCCTGGCCATGATGGCCGTCGTGCTCGCCGTCGGCCTGACCGCCGGGCTGGACGCGGAAGCGCGCCGCCTGGGCGGTGGCAAGTCCGCCGGCATGCAGCGGCAGAACACGACTGCGCCCGCCCACAACACGCCTCCGCCCGCCACCCCGGCGCAGCAGGCACCCGCGGCTGGTGCCGCCGCGACCGCGCCGGCGGCCGCGGCCACCGCCGCGCCCAAGCGCAGCTGGATGGGCCCCGTCGCAGGCCTGGCCGCCGGCCTGGGCCTGGCCGCGCTGGCATCGCACTTCGGCTTCGGCGAAGCGCTGGCCAACATGATGACCATCGCCCTGCTGGTGATGGCGGTACTGTTCGTCATCGGCTTCGTGATGCGCAAGCGCGCGGCCGCGCAGGGCGGCGGGCTCGCCGGTGCTGGCGGTGTCGGCCCGCTCGGCGGCGCGGCGCGCTCCGGCGAGCAAGGGCAGGGCATGTTCCGCAGCGCGAACACGGGGCGCACCGGCTCGCTGATCGGGTCCGGCATCGGCGCGGGCGTGGCCTCGACGGCAACGTCCACGGGCACGCTCCCGGCCGGCTTCGACAAGGCGGGCTTCGAGCGCACGGCGCGTGACCAGTTCATGGCGCTGCAGGCCGCCAACGACGCGCGCGACCTCGACCGGCTGCGCGACTACCTGAGCCCGGAGATGTTCGACGCGGTGCGCGCCGAGATCGCCGAGCGCGGCGACGCGACGCAGAAGACCGAGGTGTTCGGCCTGGAAGCGCAGGTGCTGGACGTGGTCGAAGAAGGCGACCGCTACGTCGCCAGCGTGCTGTTCACGGGCAGCGTCCGCGAGCAGTTCGGCGCCGAGACCGAAGACTTGCGCGAGGTGTGGCACCTGGCCAAGCCCAAGGCCGGCTTCGGCGGCTGGGTCATCGCCGGCATCCAGCAGGCGCAGTGA
- a CDS encoding nucleotidyltransferase family protein, whose protein sequence is MPIPAPDDARFLEDILANRCNRAILDAWEALELEDGWLVAGCLFQTIWNLRDGRAPGHGIKDYDIFYFDAADLSVAGEARVQQRVDRVLGPLGVPVEVKNQARVHLWYEEHFGYPYPQLASAKEGIDRFLIPSTCVGVRWLGGRHELYVPNGLSILYAGVLTPNPLTCHLPLFREKAASYKSRWEWLQVCEEA, encoded by the coding sequence ATGCCCATTCCAGCGCCCGACGATGCCCGGTTCCTCGAGGACATCCTGGCCAATCGCTGCAACCGGGCGATCCTGGACGCCTGGGAGGCACTCGAGCTCGAGGACGGATGGCTGGTGGCGGGCTGCCTGTTCCAGACCATCTGGAACCTGCGGGACGGCCGCGCGCCCGGGCACGGCATCAAGGACTACGACATCTTCTACTTCGACGCCGCCGACCTCTCGGTCGCGGGCGAAGCGCGCGTGCAGCAGCGCGTCGATCGCGTGCTTGGACCATTGGGCGTTCCGGTCGAAGTCAAGAACCAGGCGCGCGTGCACCTCTGGTACGAGGAGCACTTCGGCTATCCGTACCCGCAGCTGGCCAGTGCGAAGGAGGGGATCGACAGGTTCCTCATTCCGTCGACTTGCGTGGGTGTGCGCTGGCTCGGGGGGCGGCATGAGCTCTACGTCCCCAACGGGCTGTCGATCCTCTACGCCGGCGTGCTCACGCCCAATCCGCTCACCTGCCATCTGCCGCTGTTCCGGGAGAAGGCGGCTTCGTACAAGAGTCGGTGGGAGTGGCTGCAGGTGTGCGAGGAGGCCTGA
- a CDS encoding LysR substrate-binding domain-containing protein: MTTPLNYRHLYYFWVVAKEGGMARAAARLDMAVQTVSAQVRLLEQWLGHSLLKPSGRGLALTEAGMAAMAHADQIFQLGEQLPAAVSDAVSGGGMRLAVGISDGLPKLVVRHLLQPALQDPRVRLLCHDDEFDRLLADLALHKLDAVLSDRPVPLNPNLRLYGHKLGDAPMAWFAPADMVRRSKRPFPECLDDLPVLLPTHHAAVRASLDQWFERHGLRPRITGEFEDSALLAAFGRSGMGAFPASRWSHEELLQDKRVRLLGETPEVQEHFHLISAERRIHHPLVQQLVEAARQAPH; the protein is encoded by the coding sequence GTGACCACGCCATTGAACTACCGCCACCTCTATTACTTCTGGGTCGTCGCCAAGGAAGGCGGCATGGCCCGCGCCGCCGCGCGGCTGGACATGGCGGTGCAGACCGTCAGCGCGCAGGTGCGGCTGCTCGAGCAATGGCTGGGCCATTCGCTGCTCAAGCCGTCCGGCCGCGGCCTGGCCCTCACCGAGGCGGGGATGGCTGCCATGGCGCACGCCGACCAGATCTTCCAGCTGGGCGAGCAGCTGCCCGCGGCGGTGAGCGATGCGGTCAGCGGCGGCGGCATGCGGCTGGCGGTGGGCATCTCGGACGGCCTGCCCAAGCTGGTGGTGCGCCACCTGCTGCAGCCGGCGCTGCAGGATCCGCGCGTGCGGCTGCTGTGCCACGACGACGAGTTCGACCGGCTGCTGGCCGACCTGGCGCTGCACAAGCTGGACGCCGTGCTGTCGGACCGGCCGGTGCCGCTCAACCCGAACCTGCGCCTGTACGGGCACAAGCTGGGCGATGCGCCGATGGCGTGGTTCGCGCCGGCGGACATGGTGCGGCGCTCCAAGCGTCCATTCCCGGAGTGCCTGGACGATTTGCCGGTGCTGCTGCCCACGCACCATGCGGCCGTGCGCGCGTCGCTGGACCAGTGGTTCGAGCGCCACGGCCTGCGCCCGCGCATCACGGGGGAATTCGAGGACAGCGCGCTGCTGGCGGCGTTCGGCCGCAGCGGCATGGGCGCGTTCCCGGCCTCGCGCTGGTCGCACGAGGAATTGCTGCAGGACAAGCGGGTGCGGCTGCTGGGCGAGACGCCGGAGGTGCAGGAGCACTTCCACCTGATCTCGGCCGAGCGCCGCATCCACCACCCGCTGGTGCAGCAGCTGGTGGAGGCCGCGCGCCAGGCGCCCCATTGA